The sequence ATCACCCTGGAAATGTCGCCGATGGCCTGTGCCACACGGCGGAGGCTGCACCTGTCTTTGAGGTTTGCTCGGATGTGGGTCTGCCTGAGGATGTGGGTAATACTCGGGTGATGGACCTGGATGGTACGACGCAGCATAGCTATCGGAGTACGACACCGATGGATACGGAGGGTAATAAGGCGGAGGCAGAGTGGTGGAGGCATCGAATGGGACGCCATCATCAATCGGCCGTAATCCACCGATGGTGGTGTCGCATATTGAGCACCGGGTCCCAAATGTGAACCGGAGTATGTGCCAGAGCCTGGGGATATGTGGGGGACCCGTATAGTGGTGGAAACAGGGGTAAAAGGGTGACGGTATGTCTGACCCATGCTCTGCCCCTGCAATGTGCTAAGTCGCGTTGAGTCTGTTAATGTCTCCAACGTGGTTATCAACGTACGCCATATTCATCGAGTAACTTGGAAATATGATTAGAAAAGGTTAAAAGTGGGAGAAAAGGCCAAAAAAGAGAAATCAAAGGGTTAAAATGGATGTTGTGGACGAGATACATATATAGGCCTCTGCTCCTCTTATCTCGTTTGCAGTGTAAATGAAATAAGTTaatacgtatctcgtttacattgtaaacgagataaggtcGTTACACAACATGTGTATAAACGTGATATGACATGTCTTCTTcagccttatctcgtttacagtgtaaacgagatatgtatTAACTCATTTCGTTTACACGGTAAACGAAATAAATGATGTGATGTTTTTTGGTAAAAATGATCATAAATGCATATTTcggtaattaatatatattttttatttatttaaaaaaatcctatTACATACATAATGATAATGTAATTGATGCTGTCTATAGCTGTAGTTGTATTTCACTTCTGAGACTATATGGCATAAAACCATGCGACCTCGGCAAGAGATGAATATCTTTATGAAAAATGCTCAAAAACCATAAGAATTTGTTAATTTTGGCCACTTTTAATCATCAATTCAATTTCTTTAGTCTAGTAATTCAACAATATATTTTTAAACTGATGACCAAAAACTATATATTTTAATGGTCCTCCCACATTTCTCGAACTTCATATCACCCACCTATAATGATTAAACATCCAAAAAAGCAATGATTTGACGTAGTCTACCTTAGATCATATACAGATTACAATACCAGATTATGATGACACTTACTTGCCACCTACTGTATAAAGGGTGATAATGTTCGCACTTCTGAATTTGAGTTTAATCTCAAAAGCTTTTAACCTGAAACCGAGTTTTGCGGGAACACTTTCTGAATAAATTCCAGGAAGCGACGCGAGTAGAATGTAGGGTCGACGGCCGAGATAGACAATGAATCAAACTGGAGAGATTTATAGGCATGTTCAATCTTCTTAGTCATGTTGTAGTCTTGCAGTATGTCGATGATACCGAGGTACACTACAACGTCATATACCTCATGGAACATTTGTTTGTCCTGTtttcctggaatctgctctgccCTCGAGGGCATGTTCACACCAAGCTGGATTTGGAGCCTGCTTAACAACAAgttataaacaaagaaaaaagccTCAGTATGCGGGATTATGGTGTAAAGGGAGTAACAGTAATAACTCATAAGACTGGATTTGGAAGAGAATTACAAGATTTCAGTCAAGTTCATACATGCAATTATTTCATGCATCATCATGAGCCCTATGATCGACTTATGGCTTATAAATAATTGATCCGATAATAAAAATCGTTAAGAAAATGTGTACCTTGCTGTACCAGGTAGAAGAAGATCTACCTCctcatcattagcagatgaagcTCTTAACCTGCTACCTCTAATGTGCGAGCCTACAACGACGCTGTCATCATCTGATCCTCGAGGAACAAGAACAAGGCCTTGTGGATAGTTATATACTTCGTCCTCCAGAGGGTCTGATAGAGGATTGTCGCCAAGTTTTAAATTAATCAGTTCCATTTTTATAGTTCTACTAGAAAAGGGGAAAACATAAGTAAGATAGGAGAAATATATAAGTAATTTAGtgtataaaaagttaaaaactgTATTCTTGTATCACAACTTGAGGTAAAGGTTCACTGTCTTATTTTTCATAGACTCAAGTTTCTTGACTAGTTGACAACCTAAATTGCAGGACTTGTATAATTNNNNNNNNNNNNNNNNNNNNNNNNNNNNNNNNNNNNNNNNNNNNNNNNNNNNNNNNNNNNNNNNNNNNNNNNNNNNNNNNNNNNNNNNNNNNNNNNNNNNNNNNNNNNNNNNNNNNNNNNNNNNNNNNNNNNNNNNNNNNNNNNNNNNNNNNNNNNNNNNNNNNNNNNNNNNNCACCCTTTAAAACACTGTCTTGACACCGGTATTTTCTTAACAACCAAACCGTGTTCAttgttttgttaattaaaaaatagtttaaatacaCAATTAATCTAAACAACTGTATTTTTATATGGGTATCAAGAATGTTTGGTGTATGAatagtattttcttttctatatagtCCAAGACTCCAAGTAATGAGTTGCATGCATGCACACAAGGTTGGCAGAAATAAGCATCAATCACATATCTCGCCCAACTACAAACCAATAATAGCTTTACCAAGCAAAATCCACTACCTACCTTCCTCCGCAAGCATTGCCAATCCATCCACACTCATCCGGTGGCTGTATGACGTGAGTGGGCGCAGCTGCTCGGGAGCTCGATAATGAACCCCTAGAAGGAGGCTGTAATCCATAATGTGCTGTGCTTCCAAAAACCTGCTGTCTATTTCAATCTGCCTGCACAAATGTACAAGTAAAAGGAAAATTTCAATATTTACAGTGCtttagagagaaaaagggaaatttCTTTAGTGAACAGTAATAGAATTGGGTGAAAAGTGAAGATTTTTACTAAATTTAGAAAAAACATATACATTGTATATGacaatttttttttggttgtCTTTTTTACTAAAAAAAGTAATCTTTACCCTTCACCAAGATTTCACTTTTTACTATAGCATTACCCGAGGAAAAAAGTACTTAATAAGTAGGAATATCATGCCGATTCTGTTAGCATACAGTACTATGAATTATAAAATATCGGGTCTCCCACAAAGCTCATCAAAACATTACTATCACTTACTTTAGTAAAGACTCCCTCCAAGATGGTTCCAAGTAGAAGCAGTAGTTCAAATCTAAATCTTTAAGAGTGGTATTCTCATCAATTTCTATCTTGTCTGATGACCGTCCAAGGGAAGAACCTTTCAAATCAAATCTCCTATGAATCCTTAATTCTGTGCAGAACATATTTCCCATTACAACAAAGCGAAACTGCAAGACACCAAATTATATGCTAACAATAGCCGCCATTTTAGAGAAAGGAATGCTATTAAGTCATTCTGTATGAAAGATCTAAGATATGAAAAGactcaaatattttataaatttgcTTAATGAAAATTCTCAGTTTCTCGCACTTGATATTTCGAATTGAGAATTAAGGTGCAATCCAAGCCTTCGTTGATTGAAACAGAAAAACATTAAATCACAGAAAAATGTAGTAATATAATATGCGCATTACCTTTTGACCACTTGAAGGTTTAATTCTGTGCAGGCCAAAAAATTTTGTAATGAGTGTATTTTCATATGACTTCACATGATGATGATAGTCTGGAAGCATTCTCAGAAGAACCTACATGTCAATAAACATTTATACATCAATTTGTTCAAGTATCAGAAAAATACCGGAATTTCCTAATATTTTGTGAATAGAGagaattctatttatttattttgttaatctCTGTTATTGTAAGGTTGGCATACCAATAGATATTTCGCTTTGAGTCCGTGGCTATACCAACTAGCAATTCCTTTCAAAATCCATTGCTTCTAATGCGCTTCTAAGTCTTATATGGTGAAATAAAAAAACATCCTTTGACCAATATTGAAGGAAATAAAGTCTCTGGTGTAAAACCATTATCAGAGAGAAGAAAagttgattaaaattagttatctttattattattattgcagtAAAATTGCATCCTGAATATCAATAAGGGAGTTGTTGGCTTCATTTTTATGCAATTCCACTGAATGTACAATTAGATGCATACATTAGCATCAGTATCGACTCTACGTCAAAATCGAAACAAGTATACGAACGCACCTTGACTTCAGATCTCCGCAGCGTCTTGATCATGAAACGATCATCCTGAGATAGGAAAAAGACACTACCACTTTTCCCCGGAGAAGATAGTTCCCTCAGAGCATCATTTCCACAGATAGACATCATGTAATCAGCAGCATCAATCTTGAACAACTCTCTTAAATTTCTGTGAAAATTGGAAACAAGATAGAGGAATGCCAAATGAAAATGGAAGGACTACGATATATAAATGATTGATGTACTCAATTATCCATAACAAGGGACGATTTACTCAAGCAATGAATACTATATCTTATAGTTTTCTGGATATACAAGAAACCAGAAACAACTACTTAATTATAGAGCCAGAGAAACTTGAAATAACTAGGATACATTTACATGCATCACAAGTCAACATATAAACACAAAGACCATATGAAAGAAATTGATACCAAAATGAGCATAAATCACTAACCTAAACACCATTGGGCAGTAATCTTTCCATCTAAAATCATCTGACTGATGCGGAGGGGTTAATTGAGAACCTTCTTTTGGAAAATTCATCCAAAAGCTTGCTTTGCTACCAAAATCCGACGCTCGCACTTCTCTACTCTTTACAGGCGTAATCTTGCCCACAGTATACCTAGCCATATTGAAAATTTTGCTTAAAAATATTAAGGAAAATATATGCAAAAGTATATTTAACTTCAAATTTCAGGTGCATTAAGAAACAAGCTATCTTAGTCCCACTgtaaaaattatgaaataaaatcaTGAGGCATTTGTTCATTGAAGATGAAACATCTTATAGCTGTCATGTAATTCCTCTCATATGACTATTGGAGCCATACACGTTAGACCTCTATGCTCTAATATGTGATCCAAGGAAGATCAAAAGGAATTTCAAATAAGGGAACAAGGATCATAAATGTCCTTAATTATTAGAACCATCAATCATGTCATAATCCTAACTCTGTAACTTTATTATGGCCTTTGAAGGTGTTTTCCTCTAGAAATGTTACCATGTTAGAATATGGAAATAAAAGCACACAGATCCGAGCGGAGAAAAGAAAGAACGAATAGAATTGGAAAAAGATCCTGTAAAGTGAAGAAATTGATAAAGTGGTAAAGTAAGGGGGGTTAATCACTATTGAATTTATAACTTCAATCATTTGTAAGACTTACTATCTTAATTTGATTAGACACTTATTTTCTCACGTTACCAATCTCCAAATTTTAGAGGAGCTTGATCCAATAGAATTATCACTTGCAACAAATGATAACTAATAAAGAAGATTGAGTTTGCTAAAAGTTAAAATGGTTAGTTATACCTTATTCCAAGTTGCAAACTGAGCATCAGATCATAACTCCTGTGACCTTTGATGATTGCTTCACCAGGTCTTTTTATCTCTCTTGCAAGCTTTCTTTGTCGACGCCTAGCCCTTCTAGACATGGATGTAAACATATCATTCAACACTACTTCACTTATTAATACGCCTTGCATGTACTCTCGTTCCAAGATTGGGATCTTCGAAATAATCTCTTTATTTCCACTTTCTGGTAAAGAGTCTGTTATGTCGAATGCAGAATCATGTCCAATCACTTTCTCAATTGATACCTCAAGACTCCAACGCCTTTCAAGAGAAACATTTGTTCTACTAGACTGGTCCAGATTTAACAGGTTTCCCTTTGCAAGTTTATGAGACGAAACACGACTGGATCTCTGATTCTCACGAAGCTTGACATCTCCAACCTGGCTCTGCTTTCTCAAATCCGGCAAAAGCCCTCTTTTTCGCAAAGCTTTGAGGTAGATTTCTTGAACGGATGGAAGACCGCTGCCTTTAGGATAAAAAGTTCCTTTACCATCTTTTAGACCGAGTGACCAAGTCCCAACATAGCAGCCTCCATCACTCCAAGTGTATACTCCAAACCCATGCATCATGCCATTCAACCAATTTCCTTCAAATGAATCCCCGGTTATCCATGTTAGAGTTCCTTTCCCCGACATGGTCCCGCCTTTCATATTCCCCAAATATACATTCCCATTTGCCCATGTATACTTCCCAGGCCCCTCTGGTGTACCTCTTATCCAAGAGCCTTCAAAGATATCTCCATCCGGATAAACTTGGTAACCAAGACCGTGCTTAAGATTCAGTCTCCACCGCCCTTTATAGGTCAACTTATCCGAACCAATATATGTTCCGGTACCATGGACATATCCGCCAGAGAATTCACCCTCATACACTGCTCCAGAAGGCCATCTAATTTTCCCAATACCATTTCTCATCCCCCGTCTCCATTCGCCCTTGTAGACGCATCCATCGGACCAGACATACACACCATGGCCCTCGGGCATATTGCCAAGAAGTGAACCACAATATGTTTCTCCATTAGGAAGCAAGAGTTCTCCAACTCGAAACCCAACGATTTCAGAGGAATGATCAGCTTCACCATTCGTCCATATAGATAAGTGATCCGATTCGTAAATGGCATCAAGAGATTTGGTTCTGTCAGCACAAGAAAGTGCGCCTCCATCCAAATGATCAGCAACTATGGCCACAGGGCCAGACATGCATAATGACCAAAAGGAAGATTTCCTTGCGGAAATTAAAAGTATCCCAATACCTCAACAGCTACAATATAAGAATAGTTGCATAACTTGCCTTGAAAGTCTGAAACAGAAAAAGAGGAGCCAGAAAAAAAACTACATAAAGTAATTGAAAATCTTTTACTACTCAACTAAGAAGACACAGAGATTGCCTAGAAATCCAATAGCTTGTTAGATTTTATAAAAACaaagttttaaaagaaaaataaaggacaGACCACAACTCCAAAGCATACATAACATATTATATAAGAAAGAAAGTTAGAGCAGATTTTCTCATAATGGAAGGGCTGCATTTTGTTCATTTCAGAAAATGGAAAGGACAAATAAAGCAGTATATATCAGAAAAGACAGATTCTGTATTGGAATATTTAGAAAGTTGAAATATGAAAAAGGCGGTTAC is a genomic window of Arachis ipaensis cultivar K30076 chromosome B06, Araip1.1, whole genome shotgun sequence containing:
- the LOC107648737 gene encoding phosphatidylinositol 4-phosphate 5-kinase 9 isoform X1; this translates as MSGPVAIVADHLDGGALSCADRTKSLDAIYESDHLSIWTNGEADHSSEIVGFRVGELLLPNGETYCGSLLGNMPEGHGVYVWSDGCVYKGEWRRGMRNGIGKIRWPSGAVYEGEFSGGYVHGTGTYIGSDKLTYKGRWRLNLKHGLGYQVYPDGDIFEGSWIRGTPEGPGKYTWANGNVYLGNMKGGTMSGKGTLTWITGDSFEGNWLNGMMHGFGVYTWSDGGCYVGTWSLGLKDGKGTFYPKGSGLPSVQEIYLKALRKRGLLPDLRKQSQVGDVKLRENQRSSRVSSHKLAKGNLLNLDQSSRTNVSLERRWSLEVSIEKVIGHDSAFDITDSLPESGNKEIISKIPILEREYMQGVLISEVVLNDMFTSMSRRARRRQRKLAREIKRPGEAIIKGHRSYDLMLSLQLGIRYTVGKITPVKSREVRASDFGSKASFWMNFPKEGSQLTPPHQSDDFRWKDYCPMVFRNLRELFKIDAADYMMSICGNDALRELSSPGKSGSVFFLSQDDRFMIKTLRRSEVKVLLRMLPDYHHHVKSYENTLITKFFGLHRIKPSSGQKFRFVVMGNMFCTELRIHRRFDLKGSSLGRSSDKIEIDENTTLKDLDLNYCFYLEPSWRESLLKQIEIDSRFLEAQHIMDYSLLLGVHYRAPEQLRPLTSYSHRMSVDGLAMLAEEDPLEDEVYNYPQGLVLVPRGSDDDSVVVGSHIRGSRLRASSANDEEVDLLLPGTARLQIQLGVNMPSRAEQIPGKQDKQMFHEVYDVVVYLGIIDILQDYNMTKKIEHAYKSLQFDSLSISAVDPTFYSRRFLEFIQKVFPQNSVSG
- the LOC107648737 gene encoding phosphatidylinositol 4-phosphate 5-kinase 9 isoform X3, with amino-acid sequence MSGPVAIVADHLDGGALSCADRTKSLDAIYESDHLSIWTNGEADHSSEIVGFRVGELLLPNGETYCGSLLGNMPEGHGVYVWSDGCVYKGEWRRGMRNGIGKIRWPSGAVYEGEFSGGYVHGTGTYIGSDKLTYKGRWRLNLKHGLGYQVYPDGDIFEGSWIRGTPEGPGKYTWANGNVYLGNMKGGTMSGKGTLTWITGDSFEGNWLNGMMHGFGVYTWSDGGCYVGTWSLGLKDGKGTFYPKGSGLPSVQEIYLKALRKRGLLPDLRKQSQVGDVKLRENQRSSRVSSHKLAKGNLLNLDQSSRTNVSLERRWSLEVSIEKVIGHDSAFDITDSLPESGNKEIISKIPILEREYMQGVLISEVVLNDMFTSMSRRARRRQRKLAREIKRPGEAIIKGHRSYDLMLSLQLGIRYTVGKITPVKSREVRASDFGSKASFWMNFPKEGSQLTPPHQSDDFRWKDYCPMVFRNLRELFKIDAADYMMSICGNDALRELSSPGKSGSVFFLSQDDRFMIKTLRRSEVKVLLRMLPDYHHHVKSYENTLITKFFGLHRIKPSSGQKFRFVVMGNMFCTELRIHRRFDLKGSSLGRSSDKIEIDENTTLKDLDLNYCFYLEPSWRESLLKQIEIDSRFLEAQHIMDYSLLLGVHYRAPEQLRPLTSYSHRMSVDGLAMLAEEEL
- the LOC107648737 gene encoding phosphatidylinositol 4-phosphate 5-kinase 9 isoform X2; this translates as MSGPVAIVADHLDGGALSCADRTKSLDAIYESDHLSIWTNGEADHSSEIVGFRVGELLLPNGETYCGSLLGNMPEGHGVYVWSDGCVYKGEWRRGMRNGIGKIRWPSGAVYEGEFSGGYVHGTGTYIGSDKLTYKGRWRLNLKHGLGYQVYPDGDIFEGSWIRGTPEGPGKYTWANGNVYLGNMKGGTMSGKGTLTWITGDSFEGNWLNGMMHGFGVYTWSDGGCYVGTWSLGLKDGKGTFYPKGSGLPSVQEIYLKALRKRGLLPDLRKQSQVGDVKLRENQRSSRVSSHKLAKGNLLNLDQSSRTNVSLERRWSLEVSIEKVIGHDSAFDITDSLPESGNKEIISKIPILEREYMQGVLISEVVLNDMFTSMSRRARRRQRKLAREIKRPGEAIIKGHRSYDLMLSLQLGIRYTVGKITPVKSREVRASDFGSKASFWMNFPKEGSQLTPPHQSDDFRWKDYCPMVFRNLRELFKIDAADYMMSICGNDALRELSSPGKSGSVFFLSQDDRFMIKTLRRSEVKVLLRMLPDYHHHVKSYENTLITKFFGLHRIKPSSGQKFRFVVMGNMFCTELRIHRRFDLKGSSLGRSSDKIEIDENTTLKDLDLNYCFYLEPSWRESLLKQIEIDSRFLEAQHIMDYSLLLGVHYRAPEQLRPLTSYSHRMSVDGLAMLAEEVEL